The Rhododendron vialii isolate Sample 1 chromosome 8a, ASM3025357v1 genome has a window encoding:
- the LOC131335768 gene encoding probable phospholipid-transporting ATPase 4, with protein MTRGRIRTRLRRSNLYTFACIRPRNGEREEPHQFKGPGFSRIVFCNEPRRHVKKPLKYCSNYISTTKYNVIIFLPKAIFEQFRRVANLYFLLAACLSLTIVSPFSPVSMIAPLAFVIGLSMAKEAMEDWRRFIQDMKVNMRKARVHKGDGVFGPKPWMKLRVGDVVKVEKDKFFPADLLLMSSSYEDGICYVETMNLDGETNLKVKRALEVTLPLDNNTTFKDFTGKISCEDPNPNLYTFVGNLEYDRQVYPLDPSQILLRDSKLRNTAYVYGVVIFTGHDSKVMQNGTRSPSKRSRVEKPMDKIIYILFSLLVLISLISSFGFSVMIVFQMPQWWYMRPDVTTDLTNLYDPSNAFKSGLLHCVTALILYGYLIPISLYVSIEVVKVLQAMFINKDIQMYDEESGTPAQARTSNLNEELGQVDTILSDKTGTLTCNQMDFLKCSIAGMAYGTRSSEVELAAARQVALNVDDQVSESTPKSGVHVSEIELETVVTYKDKKYQKPPIKGFSFEDNRLVHGNWSKEPNADVILLFFRILAICHTAIPEANEETGGFTYEAESPDEGAFLVAAREFGFEFCKRTQSNVFVRERYPSSKKPIERGYKILNLLDFTSKRKRMSVITQDEDGQLLLFCKGADSIIFDRLSKNGRMYEEATTKHLKDYGEGGLRTLALAYRKLEKAEYSAWNNEFIKAKTSIGGDQEAMLEKVSDLMERDLILVGATAVEDKLQKGVPQCIDKLAQAGLKIWVLTGDKLETAINIGFSCSLLRQGMKQICIPSLNTDTSTQDSRKAVKDNIEMQITNAYQMIKLEKDPHAAFALIIDGKTLSYALEDDLKHQFLNLAVDCASVICCRVSPKQKALVTRLVKQGTGKITLAIGDGANDVGMIQEADIGVGISGVEGMQAVMASDFAIAQFRFLERLLVVHGHLCYKRIAQMICYFFYKNIAFGLTLFYFEAFASFSGQSIYDDWYMLLFNVILTSLPVISLGVFEQDVSSEICLQFPALYQQGPKNLFFNWYRIFGWMGNGLYSSVMILFLNLIIFYDQPFRSGGQTADMSAVGTTMFTCIVWAVNCQIALTMSHFTWIQHLLIWGSVATWYLFLLGYGMMPPVYSRNAFQLLVEAIAPAPMYWCTTLLVTIACNLPYLAHISFQRCFHPMDHHIIQEIKYLKKDVEDHHMWTREQSRARQETKIGFTARVDAKIRQLKRKLTKKHSSLPPQVVMPPS; from the exons ATGACACGAGGAAGGATAAGGACGAGGCTCCGCCGGAGCAATCTGTACACATTTGCATGCATTCGTCCACGAAACGGTGAAAGAGAGGAGCCGCATCAATTCAAAGGCCCTGGATTCTCACGAATTGTATTCTGCAACGAACCACGTCGCCATGTAAAGAAACCTCTTAAATATTGCTCTAACTACATTTCAACCACAAAGTACAACGTAATCATATTCCTCCCCAAGGCCATCTTCGAGCAATTCCGTCGCGTTgccaacttgtatttcctactAGCTGCATGTCTGTCGCTCACAATTGTTTCTCCGTTCTCACCTGTGAGTATGATTGCTCCTCTAGCCTTTGTGATTGGTCTTAGTATGGCAAAGGAGGCTATGGAAGATTGGCGAAGGTTTATTCAGGATATGAAAGTAAATATGCGAAAAGCTAGGGTGCATAAAGGGGATGGAGTATTTGGTCCTAAGCCATGGATGAAACTTCGAGTTGGAGATGTGGTGAAAGTGGAAAAGGACAAATTTTTCCCTGCGGATTTACTACTTATGTCGTCTAGTTATGAGGATGGAATTTGTTACGTGGAAACTATGAACTTAGATGGAGAGACAAACTTGAAAGTCAAGAGAGCTTTGGAGGTAACTTTGCCATTGGACAACAACACGACTTTCAAGGATTTTACAGGAAAAATTTCATGCGAAGACCCAAATCCCAACCTTTACACTTTTGTGGGTAATCTCGAGTATGATCGTCAAGTTTATCCTTTAGATCCTAGTCAAATTCTCCTCAGAGATTCAAAACTTAGGAATACGGCTTATGTTTATGGAGTAGTGATATTCACTGGTCATGATAGCAAAGTCATGCAAAATGGAACACGATCCCCTTCGAAAAGGAGCAGGGTTGAAAAACCGATGGACAAAATCATTTACATTCTTTTCAGCCTCCTTGTATTGATCTCCTTGATCAGCTCATTTGGATTTAGTGTGATGATAGTGTTCCAAATGCCACAATGGTGGTATATGCGACCGGATGTGACAACAGACCTAACAAATCTCTATGATCCTAGTAATGCTTTCAAGTCAGGCTTACTCCATTGTGTTACTGCCCTTATTCTGTATGGGTATTTgatacccatctctctctatgtTTCTATTGAAGTGGTGAAGGTCCTCCAAGCAATGTTCATTAATAAGGACATACAAATGTATGACGAAGAAAGCGGAACTCCTGCTCAAGCAAGGACATCGAATCTAAATGAGGAGTTAGGTCAAGTTGACACGATCCTTTCTGATAAAACTGGCACTTTGACATGCAACCAAATGGATTTCCTCAAGTGTTCCATTGCTGGTATGGCTTATGGGACTCGTTCTAGTGAAGTTGAACTTGCTGCTGCAAGGCAGGTGGCTTTAAATGTTGACGATCAAGTCTCCGAATCAACCCCTAAAAGTGGTGTGCATGTATCAGAAATTGAGCTGGAGACTGTTGTTActtataaagacaaaaagtatCAGAAACCTCCAATAAAGGGATTTAGCTTTGAGGACAACCGCCTCGTGCATGGAAATTGGTCGAAAGAGCCAAATGCAGATGTCATCTTGTTATTTTTCCGTATACTTGCTATTTGTCACACTGCAATTCCAGAAGCAAATGAAGAGACTGGTGGATTTACTTATGAAGCAGAATCCCCGGATGAAGGTGCTTTTCTTGTTGCAGCAAGAGAATTTGGGTTTGAGTTCTGTAAAAGAACTCAATCCAACGTATTTGTTCGTGAAAGATATCCTTCTTCTAAAAAGCCAATTGAAAG GGGGTATAAAATTCTCAATTTGTTGGACTTTACTAGCAAAAGGAAGAGGATGTCTGTTATTACTCAAGACGAGGATGGCCAACTTCTTCTCTTTTGTAAAGGTGCAGACA GCATCATCTTTGATCGGTTATCAAAGAATGGAAGAATGTATGAGGAAGCTACTACAAAACACCTAAAGGACTATGGCGAAGGTGGTTTGCGCACATTAGCTCTTGCTTATCGAAAACTTGAAAAGGCAGAGTATTCTGCTTGGAACAATGAGTTTATCAAAGCGAAGACTTCCATTGGTGGTGATCAGGAAGCAATGCTTGAAAAGGTATCTGATCTGATGGAAAGGGATTTAATCCTTGTCGGTGCAACTGCTGTTGAAGACAAACTACAAAAAGGG GTGCCTCAATGTATTGATAAACTGGCTCAAGCAGGTCTCAAAATCTGGGTTCTGACAGGAGATAAGTTGGAAACTGCAATCAACATAGG ATTTTCCTGTAGTCTACTTCGACAGGGCATGAAGCAGATTTGCATACCAAGCCTGAATACAGACACGTCAACACAAGATTCCAGAAAG GCCGTGAAAGATAACATAGAGATGCAAATTACAAATGCCTATCAAATGATCAAGCTCGAAAAAGATCCTCATGCCGCATTTGCATTAATTATCGATGGGAAGACCCTTTCATATGCTTTAGAGGATGATCTGAAGCATCAATTCTTGAACTTAGCAGTTGATTGCGCATCTGTCATATGCTGTCGTGTCTCTCCTAAGCAGAAAGCTCTG GTGACAAGATTGGTAAAACAAGGAACCGGCAAAATCACCTTAGCAATTGGGGATGGTGCAAATGATGTTGGAATGATTCAAGAAGCAGATATTGGCGTTGGCATCAGTGGCGTCGAAGGAATGCAG GCTGTGATGGCTAGTGACTTTGCTATTGCTCAGTTTCGATTTCTGGAAAGACTTCTAGTTGTCCATGGACACTTGTGTTACAAAAGAATTGCTCAGATG ATCTGTTATTTCTTCTACAAGAACATAGCCTTCGGCCTCACACTCTTCTACTTCGAGGCATTCGCCAGCTTTTCTGGGCAATCAATTTATGATGATTGGTACATGTTGCTATTCAATGTTATTCTCACCTCACTACCTGTCATTTCACTTGGAGTATTTGAACAAGATGTTTCGTCTGAGATCTGCTTACAG TTCCCTGCCCTTTATCAACAAGGCCCAAAAAACTTGTTCTTCAACTGGTACCGAATATTTGGGTGGATGGGGAATGGACTCTATTCCTCCGTCATGATATTATTCCTCAACTTAATCATCTTCTATGACCAACCATTCCGATCTGGAGGCCAAACTGCTGACATGTCAGCCGTAGGGACCACCATGTTTACGTGTATCGTTTGGGCAGTCAACTGCCAGATTGCACTCACTATGAGTCACTTCACTTGGATCCAACACCTCTTAATATGGGGCAGCGTTGCCACATGGTACCTATTCCTCTTAGGTTACGGAATGATGCCACCGGTCTATTCTAGGAATGCCTTCCAACTCCTCGTTGAAGCCATCGCTCCTGCTCCTATGTACTGGTGCACCACTCTTTTAGTAACCATCGCTTGCAACCTCCCATATCTGGCTCATATATCATTCCAAAGGTGTTTCCATCCAATGGATCATCACATCATCCAAGAAATAAAGTACCTCAAGAAAGATGTTGAGGATCACCATATGTGGACTAGAGAGCAGTCTAGAGCAAGACAGGAGACGAAGATTGGGTTTACTGCGAGAGTAGATGCAAAGATCAGGCAGCTGAAAAGGAAACTAACAAAGAAGCATTCATCACTACCTCCACAAGTCGTAATGCCTCCATCGTAA